From Triticum urartu cultivar G1812 chromosome 2, Tu2.1, whole genome shotgun sequence, a single genomic window includes:
- the LOC125536481 gene encoding putative MO25-like protein At5g47540, translating into MKGLFKSKPRTPADVVRQTRELLIYVDLHAGSRGADPKREEEKMAELSKNIRDLKCILYGNGEQEPVTEACVQLTQEFFRENTLRLLIMCVPKVNLEARKDSTQIVANLQRQQVNSRILASEYLEANKDLLDTLISGYEDTEVALHYGAMLRECIRHQSIARYVLESDHMKKFFDYIQIPNFDIASDASATFKELLTRHKATVAEFLSKNYDWFFAEFNSRLLSSSNYITKRQAIKLLGDMLLDRSNSAVMMRYVGSKDNLMILMNLLRDSSKNIQIESFHVFKLFAANKNKPAEVVNILVTNRSKLLRFFAGFKTDKEDEQFEADKEQVIKEISAL; encoded by the exons ATGAAGGGCCTCTTCAAGTCGAAGCCGCGGACGCCGGCCGACGTGGTGCGGCAGACGCGTGAGCTCCTCATCTACGTGGACCTCCACGCCGGCTCACGCGGCGCCGACCCCAAGCGAGAGGAGGAGAAG ATGGCAGAATTAAGCAAAAATATAAGGGATTTGAAGTGTATTCTGTATGGCAACGGCGAACAGGAGCCTGTCACTGAAGCTTGCGTGCAATTGACCCAAGAATTCTTCAGAGAGAACACTTTACGATTATTAATTATGTGTGTTCCGAAAGTAAACCTGGAG GCAAGGAAAGATTCTACTCAAATTGTTGCAAATTTGCAACGACAGCAAGTCAACTCAAGGATACTTGCATCTGAATACCTTGAGGCAAATAAAGATCTTTTGGACACCTTAATTTCTGG GTACGAGGATACAGAGGTTGCTTTACATTATGGTGCAATGTTGAGGGAATGTATTCGCCATCAGAGTATTGCAAG GTATGTTCTAGAGTCTGATCACATGAAGAAGTTCTTTGACTATATACAAATTCCAAATTTTGACATAGCATCAGATGCTTCTGCAACCTTCAAG GAACTTCTGACAAGGCATAAAGCAACCGTGGCGGAATTTCTTTCGAAGAACTATGACTGG TTCTTTGCAGAATTCAACTCTAGGCTGCTGTCATCATCCAACTACATAACAAAAAGGCAGGCTATCAAG CTGTTGGGAGATATGCTCCTTGATAGATCAAATTCTGCAGTCATGATGCGATATGTTGGTTCAAAGGATAATCTTATGATTCTGATGAATCTTTTAAGG GACTCGAGCAAAAATATTCAAATAGAATCTTTTCATGTGTTCAAG CTATTTGCTGCAAATAAAAACAAACCAGCTGAGGTTGTGAACATACTAGTCACAAATCGAAGCAAGCTTCTTCGATTTTTTGCCGGATTCAAAACTGACAAAG AGGATGAGCAGTTTGAGGCAGACAAGGAGCAGGTCATAAAGGAGATATCAGCATTGTAA